Within Triticum dicoccoides isolate Atlit2015 ecotype Zavitan chromosome 1B, WEW_v2.0, whole genome shotgun sequence, the genomic segment CCATGTGATTATCTTACATTTTTTTCTAAATCGTGCCATGATTTGGGAATCAAAATTATCTCATTTCACCATGCGATTATCTAGTTTTTTTTTCTAAATCTTGCCATGATTTGGGAATCAAAAATTATCTCAATTCGCCACGTGATCACTGCAAACCTTTCCAAGTTGACTAATCTTTTCAACAAAATTTTAATGTGACCATGGCAACTCATTCGTTTGTTTCCATTTTCCCCCTACATTGTGGAACTTGTTTGTGTGCGAGCTTTTATACACATGCATTCTTCAACTTGTAGTGTCTTTTCTCCTAGATCATGATACACTTTTGTTTTTATGTGACAGCTTTATACATATGTGAAGGAACTGTTTAACATGGTAAATTTATGCTCTATCATGGCTCTCGAATGTGTTTTGTATATACTTTGTCATGTCATAATAGTAACTGTTGATTTCATTAAATAATGGGTCTAAGTAACTCTTACAGAAAGGCATCACGCCTTGCTTTATCCCACGAGAATACGACCAATCCAAAACCAGATGTTCACAAACATACAACAATGTTCGAAATAAAAAGTACTACCTACCTTCCTAAATATAACTTTTTAGAGACTTCAGTGTGCACCATATAAGAAGCAAAATGAgcgatctacactttaaaatatgtctatatatatcagTATGTAGTTTTTattaaaatctttaaaaagacttataattaaaatatatatatatacatcaacATGTAGTTTTATTGAAATCTTTAAAAGGACTTATATGTAAAAACGGAAGAAGTACAGAAATACGTGCTTGGGGCACAACAAAACAAGCCCACAATTGCTAACATAACTATCAAGCAGAATAAGTGACCACAGGCATCCGGGACGCCAACTCGGACTGAGATCCGGTGCCTTGACACACAAAAGGCACATGTGAATAGTGCAATGCCTTGAGCTTTCAGCCGCTAGATCGAAAATCAAGGTTCCAGATTTCAGTAAACAGTACTCCGCGCTACAATGTGTTAGTCATGTAGCGATTGTCCTGTAGCAGACTTCCTGTAGCGATGCACTGTAGCAGACTTCTCGATGTTCATCGGACCGTTGCTTGTAGATCCAACGGTCAGGAGATGCCCTCAAGGCACAATACTATTCATCCGTGCCTTGTGTGTGTCAAGGCACCGGATCTCAGTCCAACTCCTTGTGCTTCCTGGCCAGGTTGTCGATAGCGCCTTATCCCGCCATTCTCTCAGGGTCTCAATAACTCTTATCTCTTACATTCCACGTGAAAAGGGAAGATAAAAGGGATCATGTTAAAATTAACTGTGTTTTGTATATAATTAATCATGTCATAATagtaattttaatttttttaatctAGTTGTCATGATATTGTGATTTtcagatttttgaaaaaaatacaaTGATTTTTACATCAGTTCTTTTATTGGTCAACTACAGTGACATTTGGTCCAACGGGTTGGGCATCTCCTCTCTGTTTCGGTCGTGCAGAATGGCCTGCAGAGAACATCATCATTCTCTCATTCCATGCTACCTGAGGGAACAATCGTCCCTCGGGAACCTCCTAAGGTAACGTTCACCATATTAGCGTCCAAAAAATGGATATGGAGTTTTGTACCTGAGATAAGAAAAAATAGTAAAAGAATTTGAAAATTCCAATTTTTCTCCTAAACATGCATGTTTCAACTGCATTTGTCATTTCATCACAAAAGTTTACATGCAGTTGAAATATTCATCAATGTTCATAAAAAgtagatttttaattttttttaccaTTTTCTAAAATTTTACTGTTCATAAGGGAGCACGTGAGATCGGAATTAAAAGAACATTTGGCCATAAAAACAAAGAAAATGTACTATAATGCTTGCCTTTGGCAAGAATATAAACAGAAATGCACCAGAGTGAACAAGCGCCGCTCTAGAAATTCCAAACTGCCGGATGCTGTATACGGAGTCCGTAGCACGGCAAGGGCTAGTCCATGCATGCCTGGTCTCCGACCGGCCGCCAAACGAGAGCTGGCATGGCCAGGAGTGCTCCACGACGCAGACATACGTGACGTGGCGGAACAACGACAACGCAGGACAGCTCAGGTGTCCTAGCTCGTACTAGCTCATTCCGGTCACTTCCTCGGATAACCATGCCCTACGCCCGTGCGCAGGCGTATGCCCATGCACGCTCGCACGCGTCGCGCCACAGGGGACTCGCATGGCGCGCGTCGACACATCAGAGGCACACGCGCCGGCGCTCCGCGCCGTGACGCGCCTCCTCCGCCGCTATAAAAGGGGCGACGCCGGTGCCTCCTCCTTCATCAGCATCAGGCAATCACGAACACCACCTTACAAGCAGTCACACAACGTTTCCCAGTTGAGGTTGTAGTAGCAAGGCAGGCAGAGAGAGCAATGGCTTCCGGTCAGCAGGAGAGGTCGCAGCTGGACCGCAAGGCCCGCGAGGGCGAGACCGTCGTCCCCGGTGGCACCGGCGGCAAGTCCCTCGAGGCGCAGGAGAACCTCGCCGAAGGTGCGTACGGGCATGATGATGCATGCGTGAGAAATGTCGTCGTACTATACTTGAGCGATCTGTGACTTCCGATGCTGATTGCTAGTATTGCTGTGTGCTGTATTTGTGCAGGGCGCAGCCGTGGCGGGCAGACTCGCAGGGAGCAGATGG encodes:
- the LOC119306497 gene encoding em protein yields the protein MASGQQERSQLDRKAREGETVVPGGTGGKSLEAQENLAEGRSRGGQTRREQMGEEGYSQMGRKGGLSTNDESGGERAAREGIDIDESKFKTKS